In the genome of Mytilus trossulus isolate FHL-02 unplaced genomic scaffold, PNRI_Mtr1.1.1.hap1 h1tg000244l__unscaffolded, whole genome shotgun sequence, one region contains:
- the LOC134701380 gene encoding uncharacterized protein LOC134701380 isoform X9, which translates to MMGYDPIHRASSVTYQTTGTFRYPSDVYEEDPYRDVNCPSPPPNPTGRYGAYTPGRVTPGRPGSRINNATQDYQDQTESRLGYNNDFRYSSPPPMRLQREMTMPARTEEPLDPITRQYYNRLFHRSQSPDMNLNRMGRAGGRWRHITSCFANTGSHMSFVEGTVKQVDNNFMLPKRQPAQKISFSNSMANPRTMYRAPSATKRKPKYNSTYYDHAKNGFKYWYQEQNKPMDLAPSLWITGRASEEIY; encoded by the exons ATGATGGGATATGACCCAATACACAGGGCTAGTTCCGTTACCTACCAAACGACTGGTACATTCAG ATATCCATCTGATGTATATGAAGAAGACCCGTACAGAGATGTCAATTGTCCGTCACCCCCTCCAAACCCTACAGGCAGATATGGTGCTTATACTCCCGGTCGTGTTACCCCAGGGAGACCGGGATCAAGGATTAACAACGCAACACAg GATTATCAAGATCAG ACAGAATCCAGATTAGGATATAATAACGACTTCCGGTATTCGTCCCCACCCCCAATGAGACTACAGAGAGAGATGACCATGCCTGCCAGGACGGAGGAACCACTAGATCCAATCACAAGACAGTATTACAATCGGCTGTTTCACAGATCTCAAAGTCCAGACAT GAATCTTAACCGAATGGGACGAGCTGGTGGCAGATGGCGTCATATAACTTCTTGTTTTGCAAACACAGGATCGCATATGTCTTTTGTAGAAG GTACAGTTAAACAAGTAgataacaattttatgttaccaaagagacaaccagctcaaaaaataagtttttcaaATAGCATGGCTAATCCAAGGACAATGTACAGAGCTCCATCCGCCACGAAACGGAAACCAAAATACAATTCTACTTACTATGATCATGCCAAAAATGGATTTAAATATTGGTATCAAGAGCAAAATAAGCCAATGGATC TGGCACCCAGTCTTTGGATAACAGGACGAGCCAGTGAAGAAATTTATTAA
- the LOC134701380 gene encoding uncharacterized protein LOC134701380 isoform X8, with amino-acid sequence MMGYDPIHRASSVTYQTTGTFRYPSDVYEEDPYRDVNCPSPPPNPTGRYGAYTPGRVTPGRPGSRINNATQDYQDQTESRLGYNNDFRYSSPPPMRLQREMTMPARTEEPLDPITRQYYNRLFHRSQSPDMNLNRMGRAGGRWRHITSCFANTGSHMSFVEGTVKQVDNNFMLPKRQPAQKISFSNSMANPRTMYRAPSATKRKPKYNSTYYDHAKNGFKYWYQEQNKPMDPEWDETLLDSLVNDRYITWHPVFG; translated from the exons ATGATGGGATATGACCCAATACACAGGGCTAGTTCCGTTACCTACCAAACGACTGGTACATTCAG ATATCCATCTGATGTATATGAAGAAGACCCGTACAGAGATGTCAATTGTCCGTCACCCCCTCCAAACCCTACAGGCAGATATGGTGCTTATACTCCCGGTCGTGTTACCCCAGGGAGACCGGGATCAAGGATTAACAACGCAACACAg GATTATCAAGATCAG ACAGAATCCAGATTAGGATATAATAACGACTTCCGGTATTCGTCCCCACCCCCAATGAGACTACAGAGAGAGATGACCATGCCTGCCAGGACGGAGGAACCACTAGATCCAATCACAAGACAGTATTACAATCGGCTGTTTCACAGATCTCAAAGTCCAGACAT GAATCTTAACCGAATGGGACGAGCTGGTGGCAGATGGCGTCATATAACTTCTTGTTTTGCAAACACAGGATCGCATATGTCTTTTGTAGAAG GTACAGTTAAACAAGTAgataacaattttatgttaccaaagagacaaccagctcaaaaaataagtttttcaaATAGCATGGCTAATCCAAGGACAATGTACAGAGCTCCATCCGCCACGAAACGGAAACCAAAATACAATTCTACTTACTATGATCATGCCAAAAATGGATTTAAATATTGGTATCAAGAGCAAAATAAGCCAATGGATC CGGAATGGGACGAAACCTTACTAGATAGTTTAGTTAATGATAGATACATAACG TGGCACCCAGTCTTTGGATAA
- the LOC134701380 gene encoding uncharacterized protein LOC134701380 isoform X3, with translation MGRGKNRMQRLMDTMKWSRYPSDVYEEDPYRDVNCPSPPPNPTGRYGAYTPGRVTPGRPGSRINNATQDYQDQTESRLGYNNDFRYSSPPPMRLQREMTMPARTEEPLDPITRQYYNRLFHRSQSPDMNLNRMGRAGGRWRHITSCFANTGSHMSFVEGTVKQVDNNFMLPKRQPAQKISFSNSMANPRTMYRAPSATKRKPKYNSTYYDHAKNGFKYWYQEQNKPMDLAPSLWITGRAMPNIVDNNILKSTCIKLLMIYFHKFIIPIFFSGTQSLDNRTSHA, from the exons ATATCCATCTGATGTATATGAAGAAGACCCGTACAGAGATGTCAATTGTCCGTCACCCCCTCCAAACCCTACAGGCAGATATGGTGCTTATACTCCCGGTCGTGTTACCCCAGGGAGACCGGGATCAAGGATTAACAACGCAACACAg GATTATCAAGATCAG ACAGAATCCAGATTAGGATATAATAACGACTTCCGGTATTCGTCCCCACCCCCAATGAGACTACAGAGAGAGATGACCATGCCTGCCAGGACGGAGGAACCACTAGATCCAATCACAAGACAGTATTACAATCGGCTGTTTCACAGATCTCAAAGTCCAGACAT GAATCTTAACCGAATGGGACGAGCTGGTGGCAGATGGCGTCATATAACTTCTTGTTTTGCAAACACAGGATCGCATATGTCTTTTGTAGAAG GTACAGTTAAACAAGTAgataacaattttatgttaccaaagagacaaccagctcaaaaaataagtttttcaaATAGCATGGCTAATCCAAGGACAATGTACAGAGCTCCATCCGCCACGAAACGGAAACCAAAATACAATTCTACTTACTATGATCATGCCAAAAATGGATTTAAATATTGGTATCAAGAGCAAAATAAGCCAATGGATC TGGCACCCAGTCTTTGGATAACAGGACGAGCCATGCCTAATATAGTtgataataacattttaaaaagtacatgtatcaaaCTGCTTATGATCTATTTTCACAAATTTATCATTCCAATATTTTTCAGTGGCACCCAGTCTTTGGATAACAGGACGAGCCATGCCTAA
- the LOC134701380 gene encoding uncharacterized protein LOC134701380 isoform X1, with product MMGYDPIHRASSVTYQTTGTFRYPSDVYEEDPYRDVNCPSPPPNPTGRYGAYTPGRVTPGRPGSRINNATQDYQDQTESRLGYNNDFRYSSPPPMRLQREMTMPARTEEPLDPITRQYYNRLFHRSQSPDMNLNRMGRAGGRWRHITSCFANTGSHMSFVEGTVKQVDNNFMLPKRQPAQKISFSNSMANPRTMYRAPSATKRKPKYNSTYYDHAKNGFKYWYQEQNKPMDLAPSLWITGRAMPNIVDNNILKSTCIKLLMIYFHKFIIPIFFSGTQSLDNRTSHA from the exons ATGATGGGATATGACCCAATACACAGGGCTAGTTCCGTTACCTACCAAACGACTGGTACATTCAG ATATCCATCTGATGTATATGAAGAAGACCCGTACAGAGATGTCAATTGTCCGTCACCCCCTCCAAACCCTACAGGCAGATATGGTGCTTATACTCCCGGTCGTGTTACCCCAGGGAGACCGGGATCAAGGATTAACAACGCAACACAg GATTATCAAGATCAG ACAGAATCCAGATTAGGATATAATAACGACTTCCGGTATTCGTCCCCACCCCCAATGAGACTACAGAGAGAGATGACCATGCCTGCCAGGACGGAGGAACCACTAGATCCAATCACAAGACAGTATTACAATCGGCTGTTTCACAGATCTCAAAGTCCAGACAT GAATCTTAACCGAATGGGACGAGCTGGTGGCAGATGGCGTCATATAACTTCTTGTTTTGCAAACACAGGATCGCATATGTCTTTTGTAGAAG GTACAGTTAAACAAGTAgataacaattttatgttaccaaagagacaaccagctcaaaaaataagtttttcaaATAGCATGGCTAATCCAAGGACAATGTACAGAGCTCCATCCGCCACGAAACGGAAACCAAAATACAATTCTACTTACTATGATCATGCCAAAAATGGATTTAAATATTGGTATCAAGAGCAAAATAAGCCAATGGATC TGGCACCCAGTCTTTGGATAACAGGACGAGCCATGCCTAATATAGTtgataataacattttaaaaagtacatgtatcaaaCTGCTTATGATCTATTTTCACAAATTTATCATTCCAATATTTTTCAGTGGCACCCAGTCTTTGGATAACAGGACGAGCCATGCCTAA
- the LOC134701380 gene encoding uncharacterized protein LOC134701380 isoform X4 has translation MMGYDPIHRASSVTYQTTGTFRYPSDVYEEDPYRDVNCPSPPPNPTGRYGAYTPGRVTPGRPGSRINNATQTESRLGYNNDFRYSSPPPMRLQREMTMPARTEEPLDPITRQYYNRLFHRSQSPDMNLNRMGRAGGRWRHITSCFANTGSHMSFVEGTVKQVDNNFMLPKRQPAQKISFSNSMANPRTMYRAPSATKRKPKYNSTYYDHAKNGFKYWYQEQNKPMDLAPSLWITGRAMPNIVDNNILKSTCIKLLMIYFHKFIIPIFFSGTQSLDNRTSHA, from the exons ATGATGGGATATGACCCAATACACAGGGCTAGTTCCGTTACCTACCAAACGACTGGTACATTCAG ATATCCATCTGATGTATATGAAGAAGACCCGTACAGAGATGTCAATTGTCCGTCACCCCCTCCAAACCCTACAGGCAGATATGGTGCTTATACTCCCGGTCGTGTTACCCCAGGGAGACCGGGATCAAGGATTAACAACGCAACACAg ACAGAATCCAGATTAGGATATAATAACGACTTCCGGTATTCGTCCCCACCCCCAATGAGACTACAGAGAGAGATGACCATGCCTGCCAGGACGGAGGAACCACTAGATCCAATCACAAGACAGTATTACAATCGGCTGTTTCACAGATCTCAAAGTCCAGACAT GAATCTTAACCGAATGGGACGAGCTGGTGGCAGATGGCGTCATATAACTTCTTGTTTTGCAAACACAGGATCGCATATGTCTTTTGTAGAAG GTACAGTTAAACAAGTAgataacaattttatgttaccaaagagacaaccagctcaaaaaataagtttttcaaATAGCATGGCTAATCCAAGGACAATGTACAGAGCTCCATCCGCCACGAAACGGAAACCAAAATACAATTCTACTTACTATGATCATGCCAAAAATGGATTTAAATATTGGTATCAAGAGCAAAATAAGCCAATGGATC TGGCACCCAGTCTTTGGATAACAGGACGAGCCATGCCTAATATAGTtgataataacattttaaaaagtacatgtatcaaaCTGCTTATGATCTATTTTCACAAATTTATCATTCCAATATTTTTCAGTGGCACCCAGTCTTTGGATAACAGGACGAGCCATGCCTAA
- the LOC134701380 gene encoding uncharacterized protein LOC134701380 isoform X2, giving the protein MAGQIRRPYTSYEMRGYDIYPSDVYEEDPYRDVNCPSPPPNPTGRYGAYTPGRVTPGRPGSRINNATQDYQDQTESRLGYNNDFRYSSPPPMRLQREMTMPARTEEPLDPITRQYYNRLFHRSQSPDMNLNRMGRAGGRWRHITSCFANTGSHMSFVEGTVKQVDNNFMLPKRQPAQKISFSNSMANPRTMYRAPSATKRKPKYNSTYYDHAKNGFKYWYQEQNKPMDLAPSLWITGRAMPNIVDNNILKSTCIKLLMIYFHKFIIPIFFSGTQSLDNRTSHA; this is encoded by the exons ATATCCATCTGATGTATATGAAGAAGACCCGTACAGAGATGTCAATTGTCCGTCACCCCCTCCAAACCCTACAGGCAGATATGGTGCTTATACTCCCGGTCGTGTTACCCCAGGGAGACCGGGATCAAGGATTAACAACGCAACACAg GATTATCAAGATCAG ACAGAATCCAGATTAGGATATAATAACGACTTCCGGTATTCGTCCCCACCCCCAATGAGACTACAGAGAGAGATGACCATGCCTGCCAGGACGGAGGAACCACTAGATCCAATCACAAGACAGTATTACAATCGGCTGTTTCACAGATCTCAAAGTCCAGACAT GAATCTTAACCGAATGGGACGAGCTGGTGGCAGATGGCGTCATATAACTTCTTGTTTTGCAAACACAGGATCGCATATGTCTTTTGTAGAAG GTACAGTTAAACAAGTAgataacaattttatgttaccaaagagacaaccagctcaaaaaataagtttttcaaATAGCATGGCTAATCCAAGGACAATGTACAGAGCTCCATCCGCCACGAAACGGAAACCAAAATACAATTCTACTTACTATGATCATGCCAAAAATGGATTTAAATATTGGTATCAAGAGCAAAATAAGCCAATGGATC TGGCACCCAGTCTTTGGATAACAGGACGAGCCATGCCTAATATAGTtgataataacattttaaaaagtacatgtatcaaaCTGCTTATGATCTATTTTCACAAATTTATCATTCCAATATTTTTCAGTGGCACCCAGTCTTTGGATAACAGGACGAGCCATGCCTAA
- the LOC134701380 gene encoding uncharacterized protein LOC134701380 isoform X5, translating to MAGQIRRPYTSYEMRGYDIYPSDVYEEDPYRDVNCPSPPPNPTGRYGAYTPGRVTPGRPGSRINNATQTESRLGYNNDFRYSSPPPMRLQREMTMPARTEEPLDPITRQYYNRLFHRSQSPDMNLNRMGRAGGRWRHITSCFANTGSHMSFVEGTVKQVDNNFMLPKRQPAQKISFSNSMANPRTMYRAPSATKRKPKYNSTYYDHAKNGFKYWYQEQNKPMDLAPSLWITGRAMPNIVDNNILKSTCIKLLMIYFHKFIIPIFFSGTQSLDNRTSHA from the exons ATATCCATCTGATGTATATGAAGAAGACCCGTACAGAGATGTCAATTGTCCGTCACCCCCTCCAAACCCTACAGGCAGATATGGTGCTTATACTCCCGGTCGTGTTACCCCAGGGAGACCGGGATCAAGGATTAACAACGCAACACAg ACAGAATCCAGATTAGGATATAATAACGACTTCCGGTATTCGTCCCCACCCCCAATGAGACTACAGAGAGAGATGACCATGCCTGCCAGGACGGAGGAACCACTAGATCCAATCACAAGACAGTATTACAATCGGCTGTTTCACAGATCTCAAAGTCCAGACAT GAATCTTAACCGAATGGGACGAGCTGGTGGCAGATGGCGTCATATAACTTCTTGTTTTGCAAACACAGGATCGCATATGTCTTTTGTAGAAG GTACAGTTAAACAAGTAgataacaattttatgttaccaaagagacaaccagctcaaaaaataagtttttcaaATAGCATGGCTAATCCAAGGACAATGTACAGAGCTCCATCCGCCACGAAACGGAAACCAAAATACAATTCTACTTACTATGATCATGCCAAAAATGGATTTAAATATTGGTATCAAGAGCAAAATAAGCCAATGGATC TGGCACCCAGTCTTTGGATAACAGGACGAGCCATGCCTAATATAGTtgataataacattttaaaaagtacatgtatcaaaCTGCTTATGATCTATTTTCACAAATTTATCATTCCAATATTTTTCAGTGGCACCCAGTCTTTGGATAACAGGACGAGCCATGCCTAA
- the LOC134701380 gene encoding uncharacterized protein LOC134701380 isoform X6 has protein sequence MMGYDPIHRASSVTYQTTGTFRYPSDVYEEDPYRDVNCPSPPPNPTGRYGAYTPGRVTPGRPGSRINNATQDYQDQTESRLGYNNDFRYSSPPPMRLQREMTMPARTEEPLDPITRQYYNRLFHRSQSPDMNLNRMGRAGGRWRHITSCFANTGSHMSFVEGTVKQVDNNFMLPKRQPAQKISFSNSMANPRTMYRAPSATKRKPKYNSTYYDHAKNGFKYWYQEQNKPMDLGLRKSIGAKGTWLGVAGTLPNPLSGLN, from the exons ATGATGGGATATGACCCAATACACAGGGCTAGTTCCGTTACCTACCAAACGACTGGTACATTCAG ATATCCATCTGATGTATATGAAGAAGACCCGTACAGAGATGTCAATTGTCCGTCACCCCCTCCAAACCCTACAGGCAGATATGGTGCTTATACTCCCGGTCGTGTTACCCCAGGGAGACCGGGATCAAGGATTAACAACGCAACACAg GATTATCAAGATCAG ACAGAATCCAGATTAGGATATAATAACGACTTCCGGTATTCGTCCCCACCCCCAATGAGACTACAGAGAGAGATGACCATGCCTGCCAGGACGGAGGAACCACTAGATCCAATCACAAGACAGTATTACAATCGGCTGTTTCACAGATCTCAAAGTCCAGACAT GAATCTTAACCGAATGGGACGAGCTGGTGGCAGATGGCGTCATATAACTTCTTGTTTTGCAAACACAGGATCGCATATGTCTTTTGTAGAAG GTACAGTTAAACAAGTAgataacaattttatgttaccaaagagacaaccagctcaaaaaataagtttttcaaATAGCATGGCTAATCCAAGGACAATGTACAGAGCTCCATCCGCCACGAAACGGAAACCAAAATACAATTCTACTTACTATGATCATGCCAAAAATGGATTTAAATATTGGTATCAAGAGCAAAATAAGCCAATGGATC TTGGATTAAGGAAATCTATTGGAGCCAAAGGTACCTGGCTGGGAGTGGCTGGAACACTCCCTAATCCTCTTTCTGGATTGAACTGA
- the LOC134701380 gene encoding uncharacterized protein LOC134701380 isoform X10, protein MMGYDPIHRASSVTYQTTGTFRYPSDVYEEDPYRDVNCPSPPPNPTGRYGAYTPGRVTPGRPGSRINNATQDYQDQTESRLGYNNDFRYSSPPPMRLQREMTMPARTEEPLDPITRQYYNRLFHRSQSPDMNLNRMGRAGGRWRHITSCFANTGSHMSFVEGTVKQVDNNFMLPKRQPAQKISFSNSMANPRTMYRAPSATKRKPKYNSTYYDHAKNGFKYWYQEQNKPMDRRTRAPLLYSC, encoded by the exons ATGATGGGATATGACCCAATACACAGGGCTAGTTCCGTTACCTACCAAACGACTGGTACATTCAG ATATCCATCTGATGTATATGAAGAAGACCCGTACAGAGATGTCAATTGTCCGTCACCCCCTCCAAACCCTACAGGCAGATATGGTGCTTATACTCCCGGTCGTGTTACCCCAGGGAGACCGGGATCAAGGATTAACAACGCAACACAg GATTATCAAGATCAG ACAGAATCCAGATTAGGATATAATAACGACTTCCGGTATTCGTCCCCACCCCCAATGAGACTACAGAGAGAGATGACCATGCCTGCCAGGACGGAGGAACCACTAGATCCAATCACAAGACAGTATTACAATCGGCTGTTTCACAGATCTCAAAGTCCAGACAT GAATCTTAACCGAATGGGACGAGCTGGTGGCAGATGGCGTCATATAACTTCTTGTTTTGCAAACACAGGATCGCATATGTCTTTTGTAGAAG GTACAGTTAAACAAGTAgataacaattttatgttaccaaagagacaaccagctcaaaaaataagtttttcaaATAGCATGGCTAATCCAAGGACAATGTACAGAGCTCCATCCGCCACGAAACGGAAACCAAAATACAATTCTACTTACTATGATCATGCCAAAAATGGATTTAAATATTGGTATCAAGAGCAAAATAAGCCAATGGATC GTCGCACTAGAGCCCCATTATTATACTCCTGTTAA